The Thermodesulfovibrio thiophilus DSM 17215 genome contains a region encoding:
- the flgC gene encoding flagellar basal body rod protein FlgC, whose amino-acid sequence MQDIFLPLKVSATGLEAQKVRLNVIASNLANVNSTKTPDGGPYRRKDVVFTTYIYDQISQGVDVNKIVEDQRPFRVVYDPSHPDADKNGYVNYPNINPMEEMINLISASRAYEANLTMVNSYKDMFMRTLDILKV is encoded by the coding sequence ATGCAAGATATATTCTTACCTCTTAAAGTATCTGCAACCGGGCTTGAAGCACAGAAAGTAAGACTCAATGTAATTGCCTCAAATCTTGCGAATGTAAATTCTACCAAAACACCAGATGGAGGACCTTATCGGAGAAAAGATGTTGTATTTACAACATACATATATGATCAAATTTCTCAGGGTGTAGATGTAAACAAAATAGTTGAAGATCAAAGACCTTTCAGAGTGGTTTATGATCCCTCTCATCCTGATGCAGATAAAAATGGCTATGTAAACTATCCGAACATAAATCCTATGGAAGAAATGATCAATCTCATATCCGCCTCTCGTGCATATGAAGCAAATCTTACCATGGTAAACTCATATAAAGATATGTTCATGAGAACACTTGATATATTAAAGGTTTAG
- the fliF gene encoding flagellar basal-body MS-ring/collar protein FliF yields the protein MAITDRAKTILDNIKNMPLNKKLALGGVGVIVLAIILTLVLWLPKQDYQILYSNLSAEDAGNVINKLKEKKIPYQVKDTAIYVPSDKVHELRLELASQGIPSGGGVGFEIFDKTSIGLTEFSQRVNYIRALQGELQRTIKQLQEVDQVRVHIAIPEKTIFTEKEDHPTASVVLKLKPGRNLTKEQVSSVVHFVSSSVEGLSPQYVTVIDQYGNLLSAPKDPTQLVEATQIEYRRNIEKTYEKNIQSMLENIVGKGKAIVRVSADIDFSKVERLEEKYDPDTIAIRSEQRTQEKTMVPQPGGIPGVLSNQPGQQQPTTVQNVQSQRQQESINYEVSKTISKILQSTGQIKKISVAVLIDGIYREEKGKKVYTPRSEDEIKKYQELVQASIGYNQERGDYVIVESIPFEVVQEEKAGIDYMSIIKTILKYIIPLIIIVLLIIFVVKPIIELLKKPAEGKIAKKEIVISDETGSSLFKERDIREEIRQMAKNNPKQVIAILREWIAE from the coding sequence ATGGCAATAACAGATAGAGCTAAAACAATATTAGACAATATCAAAAATATGCCTCTCAATAAAAAATTAGCTCTTGGTGGTGTTGGCGTTATTGTTCTGGCAATAATTTTAACTTTAGTTTTATGGCTACCAAAACAGGATTATCAGATTTTATACAGCAATCTTTCCGCTGAAGATGCCGGAAATGTCATAAATAAGCTTAAAGAGAAAAAAATTCCATATCAGGTAAAAGATACTGCAATTTATGTTCCCTCTGATAAAGTGCATGAATTGAGGCTTGAACTTGCTTCACAAGGTATACCATCTGGAGGCGGAGTAGGTTTTGAAATATTTGATAAAACATCCATCGGACTTACAGAATTTTCACAACGTGTAAACTATATCAGAGCCCTTCAGGGAGAACTTCAACGCACAATAAAACAACTTCAGGAAGTTGACCAGGTAAGAGTTCATATAGCAATTCCAGAAAAAACAATATTTACAGAAAAGGAGGACCATCCAACAGCATCAGTGGTTTTAAAGCTTAAACCTGGTAGAAACCTAACAAAAGAACAGGTTTCAAGCGTGGTGCATTTTGTATCAAGTAGTGTGGAAGGACTCTCGCCCCAATATGTTACTGTAATTGACCAGTATGGCAATCTTCTTTCTGCACCAAAAGATCCAACGCAGTTAGTGGAAGCCACTCAGATTGAATACAGAAGAAATATTGAAAAAACTTATGAGAAAAATATCCAGAGCATGCTTGAAAATATTGTTGGAAAAGGGAAAGCAATTGTTAGAGTTTCTGCGGATATTGATTTTTCAAAAGTTGAAAGACTTGAAGAAAAATATGACCCTGATACCATTGCAATAAGAAGTGAACAGAGAACACAGGAAAAAACAATGGTTCCTCAACCAGGAGGAATTCCTGGAGTTCTTTCAAATCAACCAGGGCAACAGCAACCAACAACTGTCCAAAATGTGCAATCCCAGAGACAGCAGGAAAGTATAAACTATGAAGTAAGCAAAACCATAAGCAAAATTCTTCAGTCTACCGGACAGATTAAAAAAATATCTGTAGCTGTTCTAATTGATGGAATTTACAGAGAAGAAAAAGGTAAAAAAGTTTATACACCAAGAAGCGAGGATGAGATTAAAAAATATCAGGAACTTGTTCAGGCATCAATAGGATACAATCAAGAACGAGGGGACTACGTGATAGTTGAAAGCATTCCATTTGAAGTTGTACAGGAAGAAAAAGCTGGAATTGATTATATGAGTATTATAAAAACAATTCTTAAATACATTATTCCACTTATTATAATTGTACTTCTAATCATTTTTGTGGTGAAGCCTATAATAGAATTGCTTAAAAAACCTGCTGAGGGGAAAATAGCTAAAAAAGAAATTGTAATATCTGATGAAACTGGATCATCTTTATTCAAGGAAAGAGATATAAGAGAAGAAATAAGACAGATGGCTAAAAATAATCCCAAACAGGTAATTGCGATTCTTAGAGAGTGGATAGCAGAATAA
- the flgB gene encoding flagellar basal body rod protein FlgB: MDDSIKLLEKIMDICAYRQKILASNIANADTPKYKAKDLNFQEELKRAVETDEQSYKIIEASTTMPNRDENTVNIEVEMTKVAETMLMYNTATQLISTKIRMIKSAVKGGS, encoded by the coding sequence ATGGATGATTCAATAAAACTTCTTGAAAAAATAATGGATATATGTGCCTACAGGCAAAAAATTCTTGCTTCAAATATAGCAAATGCTGATACGCCTAAATACAAGGCAAAAGATCTAAATTTTCAGGAAGAGCTTAAAAGAGCAGTTGAAACTGACGAGCAATCCTATAAAATCATAGAAGCATCAACAACTATGCCAAACAGAGATGAAAATACTGTCAACATAGAAGTAGAAATGACAAAAGTTGCAGAAACAATGCTTATGTATAATACCGCTACACAGCTTATTTCAACAAAAATACGTATGATTAAAAGTGCTGTTAAAGGAGGTAGTTAA
- a CDS encoding tetratricopeptide repeat protein, translating to MKFKICKLAFAILILMVSIASAEDPLKNGEDLLKMEDYLHAKEFFQKYTENPNFADRALLGLAKADYFLGNYYEATIPLKRLLRDFKNSTYINEATLYLGLTYLKINKFKEAELYLNQVKAPLDRQAMIGNGWIALYRGDLKLLENILKKLDSKDFNEPDAVLLKIKYLVLTGKPEEALKEFKKNLKLKKSKYDLDKAEVLIKAGKFPEAELILRKTVENSKKLYDTVKAKKMLFELYLVQNKIDEALKIANDIYIYIPTDELRLKLYAIYMNQNNYDEALKMILALRDKELRSKKIEEFTKIIMHGKPDKAADYIVKVYPFLSEDSSSLLDSASFLISQGKYKEAKNLLRKIQTGPRRAEAVLPYSRILINDGQHKEAKKLLEPLKDKNPSAMALYAQILNKEGDKTTALAYLRKASQSIKDPDLLTLAGNLEYSLGDRKKAISYWLEASRLGSAEATLKAADYFYLSKKTKEALKYYKRAIDMGTKDNDSLMWAYYQYGKLANDKTYLEKVVNSKGQLAEAARALLEKL from the coding sequence ATGAAATTCAAGATATGTAAGCTTGCTTTTGCTATATTAATCCTGATGGTAAGCATAGCCTCTGCTGAAGATCCTTTGAAGAATGGAGAAGATCTTCTGAAAATGGAGGATTACCTACATGCAAAGGAGTTTTTTCAAAAATATACTGAAAATCCAAACTTTGCTGATAGAGCACTTCTTGGACTTGCCAAAGCAGATTATTTTCTTGGAAACTACTATGAAGCAACAATTCCGCTTAAAAGACTTTTAAGAGATTTTAAAAATTCTACCTATATTAATGAAGCTACTCTATATTTAGGACTTACGTATTTAAAAATTAATAAATTCAAGGAAGCAGAACTTTATCTTAATCAGGTCAAAGCACCACTTGATAGGCAGGCAATGATTGGAAACGGCTGGATTGCTCTGTATAGAGGTGACTTAAAACTTCTGGAAAACATTTTAAAAAAACTAGACAGTAAAGATTTCAATGAACCAGATGCGGTTTTATTGAAAATCAAATATCTTGTTCTAACAGGTAAACCAGAAGAGGCTTTAAAAGAGTTTAAGAAAAATTTGAAACTAAAAAAAAGCAAGTATGATCTCGATAAAGCAGAAGTTCTAATAAAAGCAGGGAAGTTCCCAGAAGCAGAATTGATTTTAAGAAAAACAGTAGAAAACTCAAAAAAACTATATGATACAGTCAAAGCAAAAAAAATGCTTTTTGAGTTGTATCTTGTGCAGAACAAAATAGATGAAGCTTTAAAAATTGCAAATGATATATATATATATATTCCAACTGATGAATTAAGACTCAAGCTTTATGCAATTTATATGAATCAGAATAACTACGATGAAGCTTTGAAAATGATTTTAGCGTTAAGAGATAAAGAATTAAGAAGCAAAAAAATTGAAGAATTTACAAAAATCATCATGCATGGGAAACCCGATAAAGCTGCAGATTATATTGTAAAGGTATATCCGTTCTTATCTGAAGACTCTTCTTCATTGCTTGATTCAGCTAGTTTTCTTATTTCTCAGGGTAAATATAAAGAAGCCAAAAATTTATTGAGAAAAATACAGACAGGACCAAGAAGAGCAGAAGCTGTACTTCCATACTCCAGAATTCTGATAAATGACGGTCAACACAAGGAAGCTAAAAAACTTTTAGAGCCATTAAAAGATAAAAATCCCTCGGCTATGGCTCTCTATGCTCAGATTCTTAATAAAGAAGGAGATAAAACCACAGCCCTTGCCTATTTAAGAAAAGCATCACAATCAATCAAAGACCCTGATCTTTTAACACTGGCGGGTAATCTTGAATACTCGCTTGGAGACAGAAAAAAAGCAATTTCTTACTGGCTTGAAGCATCAAGGCTTGGATCTGCTGAAGCTACATTAAAGGCTGCTGACTATTTTTATCTTTCAAAAAAAACAAAAGAAGCACTGAAATACTATAAAAGAGCTATAGACATGGGAACAAAAGACAATGACTCTCTTATGTGGGCATACTATCAGTATGGAAAACTTGCAAATGATAAAACATATCTTGAAAAAGTAGTTAATTCAAAAGGACAACTCGCTGAAGCAGCAAGAGCACTTCTTGAAAAACTATGA
- a CDS encoding sigma-54 interaction domain-containing protein yields the protein MNDKVIIVGKSESIQKILTMIDKLSRADSTALIIGESGTGKELVAKMIHQRSTRSTKPFIPINCAAIPSELLESELFGHEKGAFTGAVYCRPGRFELANEGTIFLDEIGDMPVHLQVKILRVIQERSFERVGGTRPVQVNVRIIAATNKDLEKEVKKGNFREDLFWRLNVVPLIITPLRERKEDIPLLSEYFMKKFSQKFGYSLQLKPEVMEIFLNYSWPGNVRELENLIERFYVLNDNGVVSLEDIPERIRFGENSFSREFIPDDFNPFSSAIDFNEVLREYEKKLILHSLNVNKWIKSRAAKYLNINRTTLIEKMKRLGIKDNEIQDM from the coding sequence ATGAATGATAAAGTTATAATTGTTGGAAAGTCTGAATCTATTCAAAAAATTCTTACAATGATTGATAAACTCTCCAGAGCTGACAGCACAGCTTTAATAATTGGTGAAAGTGGCACAGGTAAAGAATTGGTTGCAAAAATGATTCATCAGAGAAGTACAAGATCAACAAAGCCTTTTATCCCTATTAACTGCGCTGCAATACCTTCAGAACTTCTTGAATCTGAACTTTTTGGCCATGAAAAGGGAGCATTCACAGGAGCAGTTTACTGTCGTCCAGGAAGATTTGAACTGGCAAATGAAGGCACAATTTTTCTTGATGAAATTGGTGATATGCCCGTACATCTTCAGGTAAAGATATTGAGGGTCATTCAGGAAAGAAGCTTTGAAAGAGTTGGAGGAACCAGACCTGTACAGGTTAATGTAAGAATTATTGCAGCAACAAATAAAGACTTAGAGAAAGAAGTAAAAAAGGGGAATTTCCGAGAAGATCTTTTCTGGAGACTTAATGTTGTACCTTTAATAATCACTCCACTAAGAGAAAGAAAAGAGGACATTCCACTTTTATCCGAATATTTTATGAAAAAATTTTCTCAAAAATTTGGTTACTCATTGCAACTTAAACCAGAAGTTATGGAAATTTTTTTAAACTATAGTTGGCCAGGCAATGTAAGAGAACTTGAGAATTTAATTGAACGCTTTTATGTTTTGAATGATAATGGTGTAGTTAGTCTTGAAGACATTCCAGAGAGAATAAGATTTGGAGAAAACTCATTTTCAAGGGAGTTCATTCCAGATGATTTTAATCCTTTCAGTTCTGCAATAGACTTTAACGAAGTTTTAAGGGAATACGAAAAAAAATTAATTCTACACTCATTAAATGTTAATAAATGGATTAAAAGTAGAGCAGCAAAATATTTAAATATAAATCGAACAACACTCATCGAAAAGATGAAGAGATTGGGTATAAAAGACAATGAAATTCAAGATATGTAA
- a CDS encoding sigma-54-dependent transcriptional regulator, protein MKSVLIIDDEPDMRFALKEAMSRFGFNPTTYRDPLEVLSNVNLSNFSLIITDVKMPKMDGLQFLSEIRKKGVFTPVIVITGYGNVEDAVKAMKLGAVDYILKPFSMETLKSLISRLLPSDENIIAESREMRKILEIAKEIAKTDITVLVTGESGVGKEVIARYIHKYSPRANQPFVAINCAAITETLLEAELFGHEKGAFTGATERKLGKFELANRGTILLDEISEMAYRLQAKLLRVIQEKEVDRVGGTRPIPIDVRIIATTNKDLAEEVKKGNFREDLFYRINVFPLRIPPLRERSDDIVPLAELFLKRLSDKMLKSFTITEEMKKYLINRSWLGNVRELENFIYRTAVLSHDGELRLSEDATVFQEKSFIKTGKLKTAEKDLIMDALQKTEGNRTKAAKILGISVRTLRNKIKEYGFKDS, encoded by the coding sequence ATGAAATCCGTTCTGATAATAGATGATGAACCTGATATGAGGTTTGCTTTAAAAGAAGCAATGTCTCGTTTTGGTTTCAATCCTACTACCTATCGGGATCCCTTAGAAGTCTTATCAAACGTGAATCTGAGTAATTTTTCATTAATCATAACAGATGTAAAAATGCCAAAAATGGACGGGTTGCAGTTTCTTTCTGAAATCAGAAAAAAGGGTGTATTCACGCCTGTAATTGTTATTACAGGATATGGAAATGTTGAGGATGCTGTAAAAGCAATGAAACTTGGTGCTGTGGATTATATATTGAAGCCTTTTTCAATGGAAACTTTGAAATCTCTTATTTCAAGGCTTCTTCCCAGTGACGAAAACATTATTGCAGAATCCAGAGAAATGAGGAAAATTCTTGAAATCGCAAAGGAAATAGCAAAAACAGACATCACTGTTTTAGTTACAGGAGAAAGTGGAGTTGGTAAAGAAGTAATTGCAAGATACATCCATAAATATAGCCCGAGAGCTAATCAACCATTTGTTGCAATAAATTGTGCTGCAATTACCGAAACACTTCTTGAAGCAGAGCTTTTTGGGCATGAAAAGGGAGCATTCACAGGAGCAACTGAAAGAAAATTGGGGAAATTTGAACTTGCCAACAGAGGAACTATTCTTCTTGATGAAATCAGTGAGATGGCATACAGGCTTCAGGCAAAACTCTTAAGAGTAATTCAGGAAAAAGAAGTTGACAGAGTTGGAGGAACCAGGCCTATTCCAATAGATGTAAGAATAATTGCCACTACGAATAAGGACCTTGCAGAGGAGGTAAAAAAAGGCAATTTCAGAGAAGACCTCTTTTACAGGATCAATGTATTTCCTTTAAGAATACCCCCACTTAGAGAACGAAGCGATGATATAGTGCCTCTTGCAGAACTTTTCTTAAAAAGACTTTCAGATAAGATGTTAAAAAGTTTTACAATTACAGAAGAGATGAAAAAATATTTAATCAACCGATCATGGCTAGGAAATGTGAGAGAACTTGAGAATTTTATATACAGGACTGCCGTGCTTAGTCATGATGGTGAATTGAGACTATCAGAGGACGCAACTGTTTTTCAAGAAAAAAGTTTTATTAAAACAGGCAAACTAAAAACAGCAGAAAAAGATTTAATAATGGATGCACTACAGAAAACAGAGGGTAATCGCACCAAGGCAGCAAAAATTCTTGGAATCAGCGTAAGAACTTTGAGAAATAAAATTAAAGAGTATGGCTTTAAAGATAGTTAA
- the trkA gene encoding Trk system potassium transporter TrkA — protein MRVIIVGAGDIGYQIAKFLTYEGVDVVIIDRDGSKLRRITEELDIATIEAEGSDPSAFKEAGADKADLIIAVTNSDETNMIACLLGKAIFNINRKIARIRNPNYFFNKELLSESNLDIDPAINPDFEAAQAVTKLLEHSFASEIIEFEQGEIIIIGIKIPEDSPIKEKKLKSIRTLLPKDFIIGIIERDEDVIIPSGEDILQVGDIVYIPLKKEEIEEVAQSLGVYTEPAKKIMILGGGRIGYYIASKMESQLDIKIIEKDAERCNFLSKLLNKSLILHGDGANKQLLIEENISNIDAYIACSNNDELNIMSSLLAQKLGAKKVISIINRTDYVPLAHNLGIQSVLSPRLITTSIILRYVRKEEILSLIAIAENKAEIIEGVVNKTSSLIGQTLKDKIFPKNTTLGAIKRDERIIIPKGEDFIKEQDKLIIFTLRDSIKEIEKLLA, from the coding sequence ATGCGAGTAATAATTGTGGGTGCTGGAGATATAGGCTATCAAATTGCTAAATTTTTAACTTATGAAGGAGTTGATGTTGTTATTATTGATAGAGATGGGAGTAAACTTAGAAGAATTACTGAAGAGCTTGATATTGCAACAATTGAAGCAGAAGGAAGTGATCCTTCAGCATTCAAAGAAGCAGGAGCGGATAAAGCAGATTTAATAATTGCAGTTACAAATAGTGATGAAACAAATATGATTGCCTGCCTGCTTGGTAAGGCAATTTTTAATATAAATCGTAAAATTGCAAGGATAAGAAATCCTAATTACTTTTTTAACAAAGAACTCCTTAGTGAATCGAATCTTGACATAGACCCTGCGATTAATCCAGATTTTGAGGCTGCTCAGGCAGTGACAAAACTACTTGAGCATTCATTCGCTAGTGAAATTATAGAGTTTGAGCAGGGGGAAATAATAATAATAGGTATCAAAATTCCAGAGGATAGCCCGATTAAAGAAAAAAAGTTGAAATCGATCAGAACATTGTTGCCAAAAGATTTTATTATAGGAATCATTGAAAGAGACGAAGATGTAATAATTCCATCTGGAGAGGATATCTTACAAGTTGGAGATATTGTTTATATTCCATTAAAAAAAGAAGAAATTGAGGAAGTTGCTCAGAGTCTAGGAGTTTATACAGAGCCTGCAAAAAAGATAATGATTCTTGGTGGTGGACGAATTGGTTACTATATAGCCAGCAAAATGGAAAGTCAGTTAGATATTAAGATTATAGAGAAAGATGCGGAGAGATGTAATTTTTTAAGCAAACTCCTTAATAAATCTCTAATTCTTCATGGAGATGGAGCTAATAAACAGCTTTTGATTGAAGAAAATATAAGTAATATAGATGCATATATTGCTTGCTCTAATAACGATGAGTTGAATATCATGTCATCACTTCTTGCCCAGAAACTTGGAGCTAAAAAGGTTATATCCATTATAAATAGAACAGACTATGTTCCTCTTGCTCATAACTTAGGAATTCAGTCTGTTTTAAGTCCAAGGTTGATCACTACTAGTATTATTCTTCGATATGTAAGAAAAGAAGAAATTTTATCTCTTATAGCAATTGCTGAAAATAAAGCTGAAATTATTGAAGGGGTTGTAAATAAAACATCATCTCTTATAGGACAGACACTGAAAGATAAAATTTTCCCTAAAAATACAACTCTTGGAGCAATTAAACGAGATGAAAGAATTATAATTCCAAAAGGTGAAGATTTTATTAAGGAACAAGATAAATTAATTATATTTACACTGAGAGATTCTATAAAAGAAATTGAAAAACTTCTAGCATGA
- a CDS encoding two-component system sensor histidine kinase NtrB encodes MKNENLLSEAILKINTASETLIKYYSILEERIKILTEEVDQKKRLLSSIIDSIDIAVVFFDRDGVIRLINRAAELLFNVKTEEVTGQNNLPIKIENDLIYPAKSAKPFYAILSQSDVLDSEGEKIGHVFLCKDITRVKELEAENERNRRLTAMGSLIMKIAHEIRNPLGSIELFANMISEDIKESIHGDYARRISSSVRMLRNTLENMLSFTRGMTVKKTPVCINELVEEITEEFKELFSSAAIATEIKMNNKLVVPLDFSLIRQALINLIVNAYQAMPEGGRITINSSICDKCVKLTVKDTGQGIDEEIIERIFDPFFSTKDRGTGLGLSITNSIISAHGGRIEVKSKTGEGTEFAVYLPLE; translated from the coding sequence ATGAAAAACGAAAACCTTTTAAGTGAAGCCATATTAAAAATTAATACAGCATCAGAAACATTAATTAAATATTACAGCATCCTTGAAGAAAGAATTAAAATTCTTACTGAAGAGGTTGATCAAAAAAAGAGGCTCTTAAGCAGCATAATCGACAGTATTGACATAGCTGTTGTTTTTTTTGACAGAGATGGTGTCATTAGATTAATCAATCGTGCTGCTGAACTTCTGTTTAATGTGAAGACAGAAGAGGTTACAGGACAAAACAATTTACCAATAAAAATTGAAAATGACTTGATATATCCAGCAAAATCTGCAAAACCGTTTTATGCAATCCTCTCTCAATCAGATGTTCTTGATTCAGAAGGAGAGAAAATCGGACATGTTTTCCTCTGTAAAGACATTACAAGAGTAAAAGAGCTTGAAGCAGAAAACGAAAGAAACAGAAGACTCACAGCAATGGGCTCTCTTATCATGAAAATAGCTCATGAAATAAGAAATCCTCTTGGAAGTATTGAACTTTTTGCAAATATGATATCAGAAGATATTAAAGAAAGCATTCATGGAGATTATGCAAGAAGAATTTCGAGTTCTGTAAGAATGCTGAGGAATACACTTGAAAATATGCTGAGCTTTACAAGAGGAATGACAGTGAAAAAAACTCCTGTATGCATTAATGAATTGGTTGAAGAAATAACAGAAGAGTTCAAGGAATTATTCAGCAGTGCTGCAATAGCGACTGAAATCAAAATGAATAATAAACTTGTAGTACCTCTTGATTTTTCGCTTATCAGACAGGCATTGATTAATCTTATTGTCAATGCCTATCAGGCAATGCCTGAAGGTGGACGTATTACTATCAATTCCAGTATTTGTGATAAATGTGTAAAACTTACAGTCAAAGATACTGGTCAGGGCATTGACGAAGAAATTATTGAAAGGATTTTTGACCCGTTTTTCTCTACGAAAGACAGAGGAACAGGGCTTGGCTTAAGTATTACAAATAGCATAATATCCGCGCATGGTGGAAGAATTGAAGTGAAAAGTAAAACAGGTGAAGGCACAGAATTTGCAGTTTATTTGCCTCTGGAATGA
- a CDS encoding TrkH family potassium uptake protein, producing MNYKTIINIVGTALIILSIFMLLSVFVSILNHSSDTFALGLSFFLTLFSGTVMLSITKQYTHEELMYREAFMTVTFTWIVITFFGCLPYIFTGSVVSFTDAFFESMSGFTTTGASIFMDVEKLPAGLLFWRSMTQWIGGMGIIVFALAILPIMGTGGMQLFKAEVPGITVDKLRPSIIGTAKALWFIYIGITGIIVVLYYFGGMDIYDAFCHAFTTISTGGFSTKNASIAHFNNPLLDYISSLGMFLGGINFALYFYLLKGTIRKFFKNAEFRFYCCIITITVILITIDLWLYVYSSFSDSLRYAIFQVVSMMTTTGYATANYLNWSAFSQLILLIIMFFGGMTGSTGGGIKHVRIYLMIKQIYREFYQLIHPRAVLVLKLDEKILTKELLGSIWGFVFLAIFVCIIASIAMTSTGMDLITSVSTVISTMNNVGPAMGEAGPVGNYSSIPIAGKWILIFCMLVGRLEYYTVLILVTPAFWKK from the coding sequence ATGAATTACAAAACTATAATCAATATTGTTGGTACGGCTCTTATTATTCTTTCAATTTTTATGCTTTTATCAGTTTTTGTATCAATTCTCAATCACTCTTCAGATACTTTTGCACTGGGATTGTCATTTTTTTTAACTTTATTTTCTGGAACAGTTATGCTTTCAATAACAAAACAATACACACATGAAGAACTAATGTATCGAGAAGCTTTTATGACTGTAACTTTTACATGGATAGTAATTACTTTTTTTGGTTGTCTCCCTTATATTTTTACTGGTAGCGTTGTTTCTTTTACAGACGCTTTTTTTGAATCAATGTCAGGATTTACAACAACAGGAGCAAGTATTTTTATGGATGTGGAAAAATTGCCAGCTGGCTTACTATTCTGGAGAAGTATGACTCAGTGGATAGGTGGAATGGGAATTATAGTATTTGCGCTTGCAATTCTACCTATTATGGGAACAGGGGGAATGCAGTTGTTTAAGGCTGAAGTGCCTGGTATCACTGTTGATAAACTTAGACCGAGCATTATTGGTACAGCAAAAGCATTATGGTTTATTTATATAGGAATAACAGGAATTATCGTAGTTCTTTATTACTTTGGTGGTATGGATATTTATGATGCATTTTGTCATGCTTTTACTACTATTTCAACTGGTGGATTTTCCACAAAAAATGCAAGTATTGCTCATTTTAACAATCCATTACTTGATTATATATCAAGCTTAGGAATGTTTCTTGGAGGAATAAATTTTGCTTTGTATTTTTATTTGTTAAAAGGTACTATCAGAAAATTTTTTAAAAATGCTGAGTTCAGATTTTATTGCTGTATAATTACTATAACAGTTATACTTATAACAATAGACCTATGGCTTTATGTTTATAGTTCTTTTTCCGACTCGCTTAGATATGCTATTTTTCAAGTTGTCTCAATGATGACTACCACAGGTTATGCAACAGCAAATTATTTAAATTGGAGTGCATTCTCACAGTTGATTTTATTGATTATTATGTTTTTTGGAGGCATGACCGGATCTACCGGAGGCGGTATTAAACATGTCAGGATTTATCTAATGATTAAGCAGATATATAGAGAATTTTATCAACTAATTCATCCCAGAGCAGTTTTAGTATTAAAATTAGATGAAAAAATTCTCACCAAAGAATTACTTGGAAGTATTTGGGGATTTGTTTTTCTTGCGATATTTGTTTGCATAATTGCAAGTATTGCAATGACATCAACAGGTATGGATTTGATAACCTCTGTTTCAACAGTTATCTCTACAATGAACAATGTCGGTCCTGCTATGGGAGAAGCTGGTCCTGTTGGCAACTACTCATCAATACCTATTGCAGGGAAGTGGATACTTATTTTCTGTATGCTTGTTGGAAGACTTGAATATTATACAGTGTTAATTCTTGTTACTCCAGCTTTCTGGAAAAAATAA
- the fliE gene encoding flagellar hook-basal body complex protein FliE — MTEIKNINDLLGKSLQDLKNLQGSEKESFEQALKDAIKEASQVEQEAQKAIESFSKGELSIHQVVLAMEKADMTLQTLIQVRNKVLTAYDEIWRMQV, encoded by the coding sequence ATGACAGAGATAAAAAACATAAATGACCTTCTGGGAAAGAGTTTACAGGATTTAAAAAATCTTCAAGGTTCAGAAAAGGAATCCTTTGAACAGGCTTTAAAAGATGCAATAAAGGAAGCGTCTCAGGTAGAACAGGAAGCTCAAAAGGCAATTGAATCATTTTCAAAGGGAGAGTTGAGCATTCATCAGGTTGTCCTTGCAATGGAGAAAGCCGATATGACATTGCAAACACTCATTCAGGTAAGGAATAAAGTATTAACAGCATATGATGAAATATGGCGTATGCAGGTTTGA